ATCTTGGGGAGTTGTGGCTCGAGCACTGCCGAGGTCAGGCTGCCATCAGCAATTTCATCGGGTGAAATGAAATCGGAACAGATGTCGCGGCAGACCCAGGTCCAGCCGGCCACAACGCTGCTGCGGCGAATCGATCCCGGGAACGTAAAGGTCGCGGGATCTTCAACGATCACCACATCGAGTAGCCCCGCAAAAGGCCGCACTGCCGGGCGTCCGGCGCGATTGGTCGGACGGGCGGCAGCGGCTGACGGTTCGGATCGGTTGGCAGCTTGGGACATATAAGCAGTCGGTCTGAGGATAGGTATTGACCTAAGCCTATAGCCCGTTCGTAAATTTTCCCTATCGCCCCAGTGGAAAGACCGCTGTTAGGCGGCAGCTTTCTCCACTGTCCAATTGCCGTTCTGCTCGCGGCAGGCGGTACCCTTTTTCACGAATTCCTGGCCACCGATTTTGACGGTGTGGGTGAAATCGCGGCAATCAAGATTGTTGACGCGGACATAGGGGCCAACGGCCACCGAGCCGGTCGTGCCTTTGTCGCCGGTCCAGGCGCGCGGCGCACCGGGACGGCCGAACTGCAGGGCATAGAACTGGGCGGTGTTGGCGGCAGCGGAATCCTTGGCCGACATCTGTGCCAGGGCGGCCGTATCGACAAAGCCATTGGAAACGCTTGTGGTCAGCAGCGCCTGCTGGGTGGTCTGCGCGGGGCTGGCCACCAATGGGGCCGAATAGACGGGCGTGATCGGCGCAGCTACCGGCGCCTGAGCCACCTGATTGGATCCCGTGCTGGCGCAAGCAGCCAGAGTCAGGGCGAGCAGCGGGGTGGCAATGATGGCGAAGCGGGTCATGTTTCTCGGTCTCTGCGTGGTTGGTAGGGTCTTGTGGTTCCAATGCGGCGAAAGTGCGTCAGGTTGCAGGTCGCGTGACACCGCTCTGGCGGGCTGTCGGCAGGCGCAACTCGACCAACAGGCCACCCAAAACCGAGCGTTTCAGGGCCAGATCGCCGCCATATACATCCACCAGTTCCTTGACGATATCGAGCCCCAAGCCGCTGCCAGGTGTTTTCTCGTCGAGCCTGACACCGCGACGCAACACTTTCTGGGCGTCCTCCGCGCTCAGGCCTGGGCCATTGTCATCAATGGCGAGCAACAGGACCGTGCCCGCACTGCCCTGCTCGGCGCTGAGTCGGACCTCCACCTGTCCCCCGGACCATTTGCAGGCATTGTCGAGCAGATTGCCGGCGATCTCCTCGAGATCGGCCTCGTCTCCCCGGAACCAGGGCAGCGCGGGCTCGTGTGGATGCAGGGTGATGGCGATATCGGGATGGATCTTGGCCATGACGCGCGACAGACGCGCCATGATCTTGGCGGCATCGGCCTTTTTGCCCACTACTGAGGTACGCGCGGCCAGACGCGCCCGCTCGAGATAGGTCGTGACCATGGTGCTCATCTTGTCGCTTTCGGCCAGCACGACATCGGCCAGAGCGCCCTTACTGGTGCCCGCCTCGTTGCGCAGCACGGCAATGGGCGTCTTCAGGCCATGGGCGAGATTGCCAACCTGATTGCGCGCGCGCTCGATGATCTGGGTGTTGGAGCGCAGCAATTCGTTGACCTCTTCGGCCAGCGGCGCGATTTCGCGTGGATAGGTGCCGGTTACCGCCGCGCTTTCGCCGGCGCGCACGCTTTCAATAGCCGCGCTCAACCGGTCCACGGGGCGCATGGCAAAGCGGGCAACGATAAAGCTCATCATGGCCAGCATGACCCCGACCGCGCCCAGCACGATAAAGGCCTGACCGCGGAAATTGCCAACCAGTTCAAGGATTTCGCTCAGATTACCGGTGACGATGATTTCATAGGTATCGGGCCCGATCGTCACCGTGCGCTCGACCACCCGCATGCTTGTGCCAAAGCTGTCATCCATGATCGCGGTTTGGCGCCCCGAGGCACTCACCGGACCGGGAATATCGGGTGTGTCGATGCCCACCACCGAGCGCGAAAGATTATAGAGCGTGCCGTCGGCATCGCGAATGGCCCAGTACCAGCCCGAGCGCGGCCGGCCAAAACGCGGATCGGCCAGAGCTATGTCCTGGCTTTGCGGGTCACCGGTCTCCAGCAAAGATCCGGCCAGGCTTTCAACATGGAAATCCAGCGTATCCGAGAGCGCTGTATCGAGCGCGCGGGAATAGAGGTCGGTCAGCAAAAAGCCGGTGGCGACCAGCGCCACAACGAGCCAGCCCGCCGACAGCCAGAACAATGATGCGGCGATCGAGCCTTTGCGCATGGCCTCCAGCTCAGTCTTCGGCGATCTGGTAACCCAGACCACGCACGGTCTGAATGCAGTCCTCGGGCAGTTTTTTGCGCAGGCGCCCGACGAACACCTCGATGGTGTTGCTGTCGCGGTCAAAATCCTGATCGTAGAGATGTTCGGTCAGCTCGGTGCGCGAGATCACCTTGCCCTTGTGGTGCATGAGGTAGCTGAGCAGGCGCAGTTCATGGCTGGTCAGCTTGATCGACTGGCCATCAACCGTCACCTTGCCCGAGCGCACATCAAGGCGCACCGTACCCGAGACAATCTCGTTGGAAGCCAGTCCGGCCGCGCGGCGCACCAGAGCCCGCAGACGCGCCAGTACTTCTTCCATATGAAACGGCTTGGCGACATAGTCATCAGCGCCGGCGTCGATGCCCTGCACCTTGTCGCTCCAGCGATCGCGGGCGGTCAGCAGCAGCACGGGGGTTGTCTTGCCATCGCGGCGCCAGTTTTCCAGCACCGACAAACCGTCCATCTGGGGCAGGCCGATATCAAGGACGATGGCGTCATAGGGCTCGGTATCACCAAGAAAGTGCCCCTCTTCGCCATCAAAGGCGACATCGACAGCATAGCCGCCTTCGGTCAGGGCGTCCTTGAGCTGCCGATTGAGATTGACGTCGTCTTCGACAACGAGAATGCGCATTGTCTGGCCCCCAGATGCAGTCGGAATGTCTATTGCGCGTCCAGAACCAGGTTCTGTGCTTCGCCGGTCGCGGTCAGCAGACCAATAACATAGACCAGACCGCCTCCCTCGTCACATACCGCAACATTGAGGATTTCCGCGCTGCCGTCGATACCGGCACCGGCCAGCACGGCGGCCAGCGACATGATCTGGCCAGACGATACCGCCTCCTGGATCTGTCGATTATCAAGGCACGATTGCGCGCCGGCCGAGCCCATACCGGCCAGACCAAGCGCCAGAGCAATGGCCAGGGGGGCAAGGCGTTTTGAGAGCAGTGTTTTCATGAGGCCAATCTATGGCGGGCAAGCTGAATGGGACATGAATGGGGCAAGCGGCGCCAGAGGGTCAAGATTTTCATGGCCCGAGACGCCCAATCGCTCTGTCATATCAGCACGCAACAGCCCGCCCGCAAGGCTTTCAGGCCTGCGCAATATCGCCCTTGAGCCCCTTGCGCAGGAAGATCACTGCCAGCGCCTCCATGATCAGATGGCCCGCTGAGCCGCCATCTAGCGTTGGCAGGTCAATGCCGAGTACCTGCGCCAGCCCGGCCAGCAGCATCAGGGCGGCCGTGATGTAGGTCTTGTAGCCGTTCAGGATATCCATGGTCTGTCTCCGTTTGGTGATGGATGGGGCGGCACCGGCAGCGTCCAGCGCTGCCTGCCGAATGGCCGTGACGCGGGCCGACCAGCCCTTGCCGAAGGTGGCGAAACTGGCAAGGCGCGTGAGAAAGGACATGCGACGATCGCACAGCGCATTGATCAGGGTGGCAGCCCCTTCAAGCGCTATACGGGTTTTGAGCGCGCCCAGGGTCAGCGGCCCGATTGCGCCGTCGACCAGCACGCCCAGGTCCCCCTGCAGCGTCCGGATAGCCCGGTCGGGACCGGAATTGACGGCAAAATCAAACAGCGCCAGGTCAAGACCGGGTGGCATCTGATCGGCATTGACCCGGCTCCAGTAGCCCGCCCGGTAGATACGCGCGGCTTCAGCGCGTCCCAGCCCCTGCACATCAGCCTTGGGTAGCGCCCACCAGGGCGAAACATTGCGCCAGCGGGCCAGCGTCTTGCGGGTAATGCCCAGATTGGTGGCGCCGCCCGGATCGCGCGGATGATCGGCATAGCCGCCCTCGTGCTGCAGCACGGCGTTCAGGCAAATTTCAAATCGGGTTTCACTCATTGAACTCTCCCACTGCAGCGTGGCCCGCGCCCAGAACCGGGCTTAGCTGGGCGATGGTGAAGCTGAAACTGGTTGCAGGCGCGCCGAAATCGGCGGTTTGATCAGCGCTCGCATAGGTCGCTGCAGCGTTTTCGGCTTCGATGACGCGTTTGAGTGTGGGTCCATCAAGAATGGTCACCCGATAGGCTTCAGGCGCATGCTCCAGCGTGGTTTGCGCCACGCCCCAGCCATCGGCATCGGCCCGGCTGCGCCGCACCCAGGTCAACGTGATATCGCCACTGTCCCCGCGGATTGCACGCAGATGGACCGGCGGCAGCGGCAGGGCGGGGTCGGCGTCAACCACCACTGTTTCTTCAATACCCACCAGATCGCTACTGCCGGCATAGATACGGAAACTGCGCGTTTCACCGAGCCAGCCCGGTTCAACCGGCAAGCTGGCCGCTCGACTGTCGAGCACCACGACACGCTGACCGATTGCCGCAGAACCCATTCCGGGATCGCTTCCCTGCAGCCCGCGCAGCAGCTTGGCCAACCGATAGCGCCCCGGCGCGATCAGGCTGGCCTCGGCGAAACCGATAACCTCCCAACTGCCCGCGTCGCTCTGCACCGCAATGCGGTTGCTGCCGGCCAGTACGGCCAGCGGCTCGGCAGCCGCCAGATGGCCAGCATGGAGCAATACCTCGAGGCTGTGCCCATTGTCCCAGAGGGATCTTGGCCCCGGCTCCAGCGCCGTCGCCAAGGTGCCCAGATAACCGCGCCGATCCAGATTGAGCACGGATGCACCGGTGGTTTCGTCCACCAGTTGCAGTGTGCCCGGCCAGGGACTGGCATAGCCCGCCAAGAGCAGTCGCGAGCGGCCGGGATTGTCCGGCAAGGGTGGCAGATGGGCCAGCGTCACCAGTGGCACCGCCCGCACAGCGGTGCCACTGCCACCGCGCACGGGCTGGTCAGCTCCCACCGCCTGTGCCGTTTTCGTCACCAGCGTGTGCGCCGTCACCCGTCGCATCAGACCATCGCGGATTTCAGCGATCTCGAACGGTCCTTCGGCGAGCCCGTCAATCTCCACCAGATCACCCGGCTCGAGCGCCAGTTGATGCTGTGACAGGGCAAACTCCAACGTCTCGCGACGCGCGGCCTGCCCATCAAGCAGGCGTTCGGCCGATAGCCGCGCTGCTGCGCCATCGAGCACAAAGCCCACTGCCTGCGTTGTCAAAGGCCCGTCGTCCTGCGCCACAGCCGTCACCGTGCCGGTCAGATAATCGCGCTCGCGATCAACAAAACTCAGCGCCAGCCGCCCCGGCAGCTCCGCCGGATCCCCTCTTCTGCGCAGGAGATTAGCTGCTTCTCCATGCGCCAGTTCGTCTGGCGCCAACAGCGCAGCCG
The DNA window shown above is from Devosia litorisediminis and carries:
- a CDS encoding RT0821/Lpp0805 family surface protein encodes the protein MTRFAIIATPLLALTLAACASTGSNQVAQAPVAAPITPVYSAPLVASPAQTTQQALLTTSVSNGFVDTAALAQMSAKDSAAANTAQFYALQFGRPGAPRAWTGDKGTTGSVAVGPYVRVNNLDCRDFTHTVKIGGQEFVKKGTACREQNGNWTVEKAAA
- a CDS encoding ATP-binding protein — its product is MRKGSIAASLFWLSAGWLVVALVATGFLLTDLYSRALDTALSDTLDFHVESLAGSLLETGDPQSQDIALADPRFGRPRSGWYWAIRDADGTLYNLSRSVVGIDTPDIPGPVSASGRQTAIMDDSFGTSMRVVERTVTIGPDTYEIIVTGNLSEILELVGNFRGQAFIVLGAVGVMLAMMSFIVARFAMRPVDRLSAAIESVRAGESAAVTGTYPREIAPLAEEVNELLRSNTQIIERARNQVGNLAHGLKTPIAVLRNEAGTSKGALADVVLAESDKMSTMVTTYLERARLAARTSVVGKKADAAKIMARLSRVMAKIHPDIAITLHPHEPALPWFRGDEADLEEIAGNLLDNACKWSGGQVEVRLSAEQGSAGTVLLLAIDDNGPGLSAEDAQKVLRRGVRLDEKTPGSGLGLDIVKELVDVYGGDLALKRSVLGGLLVELRLPTARQSGVTRPAT
- a CDS encoding response regulator transcription factor, translating into MRILVVEDDVNLNRQLKDALTEGGYAVDVAFDGEEGHFLGDTEPYDAIVLDIGLPQMDGLSVLENWRRDGKTTPVLLLTARDRWSDKVQGIDAGADDYVAKPFHMEEVLARLRALVRRAAGLASNEIVSGTVRLDVRSGKVTVDGQSIKLTSHELRLLSYLMHHKGKVISRTELTEHLYDQDFDRDSNTIEVFVGRLRKKLPEDCIQTVRGLGYQIAED
- a CDS encoding glycoside hydrolase family 108 protein, coding for MSETRFEICLNAVLQHEGGYADHPRDPGGATNLGITRKTLARWRNVSPWWALPKADVQGLGRAEAARIYRAGYWSRVNADQMPPGLDLALFDFAVNSGPDRAIRTLQGDLGVLVDGAIGPLTLGALKTRIALEGAATLINALCDRRMSFLTRLASFATFGKGWSARVTAIRQAALDAAGAAPSITKRRQTMDILNGYKTYITAALMLLAGLAQVLGIDLPTLDGGSAGHLIMEALAVIFLRKGLKGDIAQA